A window of Streptomyces sp. SAI-127 contains these coding sequences:
- a CDS encoding DUF485 domain-containing protein, producing MSRHSTGLGGPPPPYETGPEPADRQSVSREPAYQALRRGHRRFGVRATAVAVGGFLLYVLLSSFVPGLMNTSVSGHLTVGLALGLGQFVLMGVIVWRYLVHMRTRVTPVVRGLRGLVRHQETAERERAAFEARTAPRGEEYRPW from the coding sequence GTGTCACGGCACTCCACGGGGCTCGGCGGGCCGCCGCCCCCCTACGAAACGGGCCCCGAACCGGCGGACCGCCAATCGGTGTCCCGCGAGCCCGCGTATCAGGCGCTGCGCCGCGGCCACCGCCGCTTCGGTGTCCGGGCCACGGCCGTCGCCGTCGGCGGCTTCCTGCTCTACGTCCTGCTGTCCAGCTTCGTGCCCGGTCTGATGAACACCTCCGTGAGCGGCCATCTCACGGTCGGACTGGCGCTGGGTCTCGGGCAGTTCGTGCTGATGGGCGTGATCGTGTGGCGCTACCTCGTCCACATGCGCACCCGGGTCACCCCGGTGGTCCGCGGTCTGCGCGGGCTGGTCCGCCACCAAGAGACAGCGGAACGCGAACGCGCCGCCTTCGAGGCACGCACGGCCCCCCGCGGTGAGGAGTACCGCCCATGGTGA
- a CDS encoding cation acetate symporter, with protein MVRLGAAVVDRLSLQLTLVLFLSVVVVTLFTALLTAPQRDEIGEFYLGNRAMSPLRNGLAMCGDYLSAATLLGSTGLVALTGYDGLLYLCGTAVAWMMVLLLIAEPLRNTGKFTLGDTLAVRLTRMQRPVRLALALCTLAVTTLYLVAQLVGSVALLTQFTGEPSAATRTLCVIVIGTVVIVYAAIGGMPGATFIQVVKAVMLICGVTVAGVMVLHRFDWNFENLLAAAADNSGQGARFLEPGLRYGASATSKLDFFSLQLAIVLGLAALPHVMMRLLAPKSVDVLRTSVVWAMGLVSLVCLAAGILGLGATAVLGSDTIAENDRTGNAAVLLLAHELGGAILTALLSCLAFVTLLAVAAGLTLAAASSLAHDLYGEVIRKGRATETEELAVARLAAAVIGILGMSLALISWGANSATLAFLAFAIAASAILPTLVYSLFWRRFTAQGALLSLCGGLLSSVLLVVFSPVVSSAPASLYPDADFAWFPLQNPGIVSIPAGFLLGWLGSILSPPETKETYEDFEVRSLVGVD; from the coding sequence ATGGTGAGGCTCGGCGCCGCCGTCGTGGACCGCCTCAGTCTGCAGCTGACGCTCGTGCTCTTCCTGTCCGTGGTCGTGGTGACCCTGTTCACCGCGTTGCTCACCGCACCCCAACGCGACGAGATCGGCGAGTTCTACCTCGGCAACCGCGCCATGTCCCCGCTGCGCAACGGACTGGCGATGTGCGGCGACTACCTGTCGGCCGCGACCCTCCTGGGCAGCACCGGCCTGGTCGCCCTGACCGGCTACGACGGACTGCTCTACCTGTGCGGCACCGCGGTCGCCTGGATGATGGTCCTGCTGCTGATCGCCGAACCCCTGCGCAACACCGGCAAGTTCACCCTCGGTGACACCCTGGCCGTACGGCTGACGCGAATGCAGCGGCCGGTCCGCCTCGCCCTGGCCCTGTGCACGCTGGCCGTCACCACCCTCTACCTCGTCGCTCAACTCGTCGGCAGTGTCGCGCTGTTGACCCAGTTCACCGGCGAACCCAGCGCCGCCACCCGCACCCTGTGCGTCATCGTCATCGGCACCGTGGTCATCGTCTACGCCGCCATCGGAGGCATGCCCGGCGCCACCTTCATCCAGGTCGTCAAGGCGGTCATGCTCATCTGCGGCGTCACCGTGGCCGGCGTGATGGTGCTCCACCGCTTCGACTGGAACTTCGAGAACCTGCTCGCCGCCGCCGCGGACAACAGCGGGCAGGGCGCGCGGTTCCTGGAGCCCGGGCTGCGTTACGGAGCCAGCGCCACCAGCAAACTCGACTTCTTCAGCCTGCAGTTGGCCATTGTGCTCGGGCTCGCCGCTCTCCCGCACGTGATGATGCGCCTGCTCGCCCCGAAGTCGGTCGACGTCCTGCGCACCTCGGTGGTGTGGGCCATGGGCCTGGTCAGCCTCGTCTGCCTGGCGGCCGGCATCCTCGGCCTCGGCGCCACCGCGGTCCTGGGCAGCGACACCATCGCGGAGAACGACCGCACGGGGAACGCGGCCGTGCTGCTGCTGGCGCACGAACTGGGCGGCGCCATCCTGACGGCCCTGCTGTCCTGTCTCGCCTTCGTCACCCTCCTCGCGGTCGCCGCGGGGCTCACCCTGGCCGCCGCCTCCTCGCTCGCCCACGACCTCTACGGTGAGGTGATCCGCAAGGGCAGGGCGACGGAGACGGAAGAGCTGGCCGTGGCCCGGCTCGCTGCGGCCGTCATCGGCATCCTCGGCATGTCGCTCGCCCTGATCTCCTGGGGCGCCAACTCCGCGACCCTCGCCTTCCTCGCTTTCGCGATCGCCGCCTCCGCCATCCTCCCGACCCTCGTGTACAGCCTCTTCTGGCGGCGGTTCACCGCTCAGGGCGCCCTCCTCAGCCTCTGCGGGGGCCTGCTCTCCTCGGTCCTCCTCGTCGTCTTCTCCCCGGTCGTCTCCTCCGCCCCCGCCTCGCTCTACCCGGACGCCGATTTCGCCTGGTTTCCCTTGCAGAATCCCGGAATCGTCTCCATTCCGGCCGGCTTTCTCCTCGGCTGGCTGGGCTCGATACTCAGCCCTCCGGAGACGAAGGAGACATATGAGGACTTCGAAGTGCGCAGCCTCGTAGGGGTCGACTAG
- a CDS encoding YceI family protein, whose translation MNLFNRGTPFRRADRTERAAGAQPPTGSSATATAVLPDPGLAALTGEWAIDPAHSRIGFSVRHAMVTTVRGAFLEYQSRLYFDGRDPSRSKAEIVISTGSVDTGVEQRDGHLVGRDFLDAATYPRMRFVSTGVEAVGPDVYRMSGDLTIKATTRPVVLELTYIGHVTDPFGYQRAGFDGTTTINRSEWGLTYSTRLAEGGAMVSEKVRLQFDIAAIRTPPAG comes from the coding sequence ATGAACTTGTTCAACCGTGGCACCCCGTTCCGTCGCGCGGACCGCACGGAACGCGCCGCCGGCGCCCAGCCCCCCACCGGGTCGTCGGCCACTGCCACAGCCGTCCTTCCTGATCCTGGACTGGCGGCCCTGACCGGGGAATGGGCCATCGACCCCGCACACAGCAGGATCGGCTTCTCCGTACGCCACGCCATGGTGACCACCGTGCGCGGGGCGTTCCTGGAGTACCAGAGCCGCCTCTACTTCGACGGCCGCGACCCGTCCCGCTCGAAGGCGGAGATCGTCATCTCCACCGGGAGCGTCGACACCGGCGTGGAACAGCGCGACGGCCACCTCGTGGGCCGCGACTTCCTGGACGCCGCGACCTATCCGCGCATGCGGTTCGTGAGCACCGGCGTGGAAGCCGTCGGCCCCGACGTGTACCGGATGAGCGGTGACCTCACCATCAAGGCGACCACCCGCCCCGTCGTCCTGGAACTCACCTACATAGGCCATGTCACCGACCCGTTCGGCTACCAACGGGCCGGCTTCGACGGCACCACCACCATCAACCGCTCCGAATGGGGCCTGACCTACAGCACCAGGCTCGCCGAGGGCGGCGCCATGGTCAGCGAGAAAGTACGCCTTCAGTTCGACATCGCCGCGATCCGCACGCCTCCGGCCGGCTGA
- a CDS encoding cytochrome gives MGVQLNSGSAAGHGSLESMSLEPLMTRDYERDPAIVYERLRRAHGPVAPVDLLGVPVWLVLGYEEAFQVLRDDHDWPKGLENWRARREGRLPADWPLAPSLDVNHVLIQGGEGYRGLRVAWDTALRPFQDPRHPVAKRLKAKITRDADELITLFSQGGRTGWADLSAQFARPLPLMVASHLLGFPGSQHDDALMDMWRVLDAGPDAGPALERLLATLSELGASKMKEPGDDFPSYLLASHPGLSVEELSRELMMLLGMTSDHVGILISNTVVEVITGSLPASASLSAGLIRETMNRVVMQKPPLINFVPRFPLTDMRLGEYTIAAGDPVWVSVGAAHADPAFAGKVCPESTISTRAHLSWGAGPRQCPARELAGGAAAIGVSRLFERLSGLELSLPVDQLPWRSSPFMRGLRSLPVRYTLSDAPALPVPPPPALPAPVGSAPADDAVRPRSSLWRYLAGLVRGR, from the coding sequence ATGGGGGTCCAACTGAACAGCGGATCGGCAGCCGGTCACGGGTCGCTGGAGTCGATGAGTCTCGAACCGCTCATGACCCGCGACTACGAACGGGATCCGGCGATCGTGTACGAGCGTCTGCGCCGGGCGCACGGCCCGGTCGCGCCGGTCGACCTGCTGGGGGTGCCCGTCTGGCTCGTGCTGGGCTACGAGGAGGCCTTCCAGGTTCTCCGTGACGACCACGACTGGCCGAAGGGGCTGGAGAACTGGCGGGCACGGCGGGAAGGGCGGCTGCCCGCGGACTGGCCGCTCGCGCCGTCGCTGGACGTCAACCACGTGCTGATCCAGGGCGGTGAGGGCTACCGTGGCCTTCGGGTGGCCTGGGACACCGCGCTCCGGCCCTTCCAGGATCCCCGGCATCCGGTGGCCAAGCGGCTCAAGGCGAAGATCACCCGTGACGCCGACGAGCTGATCACGCTGTTCTCGCAGGGCGGGCGCACGGGGTGGGCCGATCTGTCGGCACAGTTCGCGCGGCCGTTGCCGTTGATGGTGGCGAGTCACCTGCTCGGCTTCCCCGGCTCGCAGCACGACGACGCGCTGATGGACATGTGGCGGGTGCTGGACGCCGGGCCGGACGCGGGACCCGCGCTGGAGCGGCTGCTGGCGACCCTGTCGGAGCTGGGCGCGTCGAAGATGAAGGAACCCGGCGACGACTTCCCCTCCTATCTGCTCGCCTCCCATCCCGGGCTGAGCGTCGAGGAGTTGTCGCGCGAGCTGATGATGCTGCTCGGGATGACCTCGGACCATGTCGGCATCCTGATCTCCAACACGGTCGTCGAGGTCATCACCGGGAGCCTCCCCGCGAGCGCCAGTCTGTCGGCCGGGCTGATCAGGGAGACCATGAACCGGGTGGTGATGCAGAAGCCCCCGCTGATCAACTTCGTGCCGCGGTTCCCGCTGACCGACATGCGGCTCGGCGAGTACACCATCGCGGCGGGCGATCCGGTGTGGGTGTCGGTCGGTGCCGCGCACGCGGACCCGGCCTTCGCGGGCAAGGTCTGCCCCGAGTCGACCATCAGCACGCGGGCACATCTGTCCTGGGGCGCGGGCCCACGGCAGTGTCCGGCCCGGGAACTGGCCGGTGGCGCGGCGGCGATCGGGGTGAGCAGGCTCTTCGAGCGGCTGTCCGGGCTGGAGTTGTCCCTGCCCGTCGACCAACTGCCCTGGCGGTCCTCGCCGTTCATGCGTGGTCTGCGGTCACTCCCGGTGCGTTACACCCTCTCGGACGCGCCGGCCCTGCCGGTGCCCCCTCCCCCTGCCCTTCCCGCGCCGGTCGGATCGGCTCCGGCCGACGACGCCGTACGGCCGCGTTCGTCGCTGTGGCGCTACCTCGCGGGGCTGGTGCGCGGGCGCTGA
- a CDS encoding glycosyl hydrolase 53 family protein, which produces MTVKGPRRLVRAAMLLVALALPASLLTTPSASAAGSLTMLGADVSTAQRALDLGAKYYDASGTAKDPLDILKGLGVNYVRLRVWNNPASGYNNKAKVLSYAKQVKAKGLKLLVDFHYSDTWADPGNQNKPAAWAGHNISQLQTDVYNYTYDVCNSLKSQGTTPDSVQIGNEINVGMLWNEGKVVNNDFTNLSLLLKSGYNATKACNSGTQVIIHTADADSDANARWFYDGIKAKGVNWDITGLSYYCPWHGTIANMGSVVADMKSRYGKNVIIAETAYPFTSANADSTANSITTGCSGYPLSWQGQADNFTAVQNAARSNGAIGVFYWEPTWYAVKGNGWDPADINNSGNGWDNMAVFNWTGNVNPNIKWTP; this is translated from the coding sequence ATGACCGTCAAAGGTCCGCGCCGCCTCGTGAGAGCCGCCATGCTCCTGGTGGCCCTCGCCCTGCCCGCATCCCTGCTCACCACGCCCAGCGCCTCTGCCGCCGGTTCGCTCACCATGCTCGGTGCCGATGTGTCGACCGCCCAGCGCGCCCTCGACCTCGGTGCCAAGTACTACGACGCGAGCGGCACCGCCAAGGACCCGCTGGACATCCTCAAGGGCCTCGGCGTCAACTACGTCCGCCTGCGGGTCTGGAACAACCCCGCGAGCGGCTACAACAACAAGGCCAAGGTGCTGTCGTACGCGAAGCAGGTGAAGGCCAAGGGGCTCAAGCTGCTGGTCGACTTCCACTACTCGGACACCTGGGCGGACCCGGGCAACCAGAACAAGCCCGCGGCGTGGGCCGGCCACAACATCAGCCAGCTGCAGACCGACGTCTACAACTACACGTACGACGTCTGCAACAGCCTCAAGTCGCAGGGCACCACCCCGGACAGCGTGCAGATCGGCAACGAGATCAACGTCGGCATGCTGTGGAACGAGGGCAAGGTCGTCAACAACGACTTCACCAACCTCAGTCTGCTGCTCAAGTCGGGCTACAACGCGACCAAGGCGTGCAACAGCGGCACCCAGGTGATCATCCACACGGCCGACGCCGACAGTGACGCGAACGCCCGCTGGTTCTACGACGGCATCAAGGCCAAGGGCGTCAACTGGGACATCACCGGGCTGTCCTACTACTGCCCGTGGCACGGCACGATCGCCAACATGGGCAGCGTCGTGGCCGACATGAAGTCGCGCTACGGCAAGAACGTCATCATCGCCGAGACGGCGTACCCGTTCACCTCGGCCAACGCCGACAGCACCGCCAACTCCATAACGACCGGCTGCTCGGGCTATCCGCTCAGCTGGCAGGGGCAGGCGGACAACTTCACCGCCGTGCAGAACGCCGCCCGCAGCAACGGCGCCATCGGGGTCTTCTACTGGGAGCCCACCTGGTACGCGGTGAAGGGCAACGGCTGGGACCCGGCCGACATCAACAACAGCGGCAACGGCTGGGACAACATGGCGGTCTTCAACTGGACCGGCAATGTGAACCCGAACATCAAGTGGACCCCGTAG
- a CDS encoding cupin domain-containing protein: MSESAVPVNLADKLAQFSELWSQKQVAVLNDYEVKLAKLKGEFVWHTHEDTDELFLVISGRLTIQLRDGDVVLEPGELFVVPRGVEHCPRADEETAILLFEPAGTVNTGDAGGPMTKAAEILG, encoded by the coding sequence ATGTCCGAGTCCGCTGTTCCCGTCAACCTCGCCGACAAGCTGGCGCAGTTCAGCGAGCTGTGGTCGCAGAAGCAAGTGGCTGTGCTCAACGACTACGAGGTCAAGCTGGCCAAACTAAAGGGGGAGTTCGTCTGGCACACCCACGAGGACACCGATGAACTGTTCCTGGTCATCAGCGGGCGGCTCACCATCCAGCTCAGGGATGGCGACGTGGTGCTGGAACCCGGCGAGTTGTTCGTGGTTCCCCGCGGAGTCGAACACTGCCCCCGGGCAGACGAGGAGACCGCCATCCTGTTGTTCGAACCGGCGGGAACGGTCAATACCGGTGACGCAGGAGGGCCGATGACCAAGGCGGCCGAGATACTCGGCTGA
- a CDS encoding 2-phosphosulfolactate phosphatase: protein MDARFLGIAQLVDTPSVAVVVDVMRAFTVAAWAFGQGAEKIVLAESLDEALALKGRHPDWVALKDGPPAPGFDTVNSPGLLRSLDFGGRTVVQKTTAGTVGALAVKEASLVLCAGFVVAGATARLLRTRKCADVTFVVTGEDGHADEDLACAQYIARRATGAGTDAAEFLRRAGESRAAAELAEGVRQGVHPDDVALCLELDRFPFAMVATLEDSLMVLRRCAVPSPTAEASI from the coding sequence ATGGACGCTCGTTTCCTTGGCATCGCTCAGCTGGTCGACACGCCGTCCGTGGCGGTCGTGGTCGACGTCATGCGTGCTTTCACGGTGGCTGCCTGGGCCTTTGGCCAGGGGGCGGAGAAGATCGTTCTTGCCGAGTCGCTGGACGAGGCCCTGGCACTCAAGGGCCGCCACCCGGACTGGGTGGCGCTCAAGGACGGTCCGCCCGCGCCCGGGTTCGACACCGTCAACTCGCCGGGCCTGCTGCGTTCCCTCGACTTCGGCGGACGGACCGTCGTGCAGAAGACCACGGCCGGGACGGTCGGCGCCCTCGCGGTCAAGGAGGCGTCGCTGGTGCTGTGTGCTGGCTTCGTCGTGGCGGGGGCGACGGCTCGACTCCTGCGGACCCGCAAGTGCGCCGATGTCACGTTCGTGGTGACCGGCGAGGATGGGCACGCCGACGAGGACCTGGCCTGTGCTCAGTACATCGCTCGGAGGGCCACCGGGGCCGGCACGGACGCAGCCGAGTTCCTCCGCCGTGCCGGCGAGTCGCGTGCCGCCGCCGAGCTGGCGGAGGGTGTGCGGCAAGGAGTCCATCCTGATGACGTCGCGCTCTGTCTTGAACTCGACCGGTTCCCTTTTGCCATGGTGGCGACCTTGGAGGACTCGCTCATGGTGCTGCGTCGATGCGCAGTGCCTTCGCCGACCGCCGAGGCTTCGATCTGA
- a CDS encoding phosphotransferase, translating into MRPLKHGYTNRTVGDGSVVEKTYEGPDAGIRRAREYALLTRLQGKLPVPPVRGVDDGVLTLGFVAGAPGQELVEAGHAAQVLEACGVLLRRIHETAPSVLGAGAHDAGKVLVHGDFGPNNLLLDPESFQVTAVVDWEFAHLGDAVEDLAWCEWIVRMHHAEHHQELDHFFNAYGGAVPAWPVRQAAMLARCADLEQFCHRGDPHGPGVRQWQERAAETAGWRE; encoded by the coding sequence ATGCGCCCGTTGAAGCACGGCTACACCAACCGCACCGTCGGCGACGGATCGGTGGTGGAGAAGACCTACGAAGGGCCCGATGCGGGGATCAGGCGTGCGCGGGAGTACGCGTTGTTGACCCGGCTGCAGGGGAAGCTGCCGGTACCTCCGGTGCGTGGCGTGGACGACGGGGTCCTCACGCTCGGGTTCGTGGCCGGTGCGCCGGGCCAGGAACTGGTGGAGGCGGGTCACGCGGCACAGGTCCTGGAAGCCTGCGGGGTGCTCCTGCGTCGCATCCATGAGACCGCGCCGAGCGTCCTCGGGGCGGGCGCGCACGATGCCGGCAAGGTGCTCGTCCACGGGGACTTCGGGCCCAACAACCTGCTCCTGGACCCGGAGTCCTTCCAGGTCACTGCCGTGGTCGACTGGGAGTTCGCCCACCTCGGTGACGCGGTCGAGGATCTGGCCTGGTGCGAGTGGATCGTGCGGATGCACCACGCCGAGCACCACCAGGAACTCGACCACTTCTTCAACGCCTACGGCGGGGCCGTGCCCGCGTGGCCGGTTCGCCAGGCCGCCATGCTGGCCAGGTGCGCCGACCTGGAGCAGTTCTGCCACCGAGGGGATCCGCACGGTCCAGGGGTGAGGCAGTGGCAGGAACGCGCCGCGGAGACAGCGGGCTGGAGGGAGTAG
- a CDS encoding prolyl oligopeptidase family serine peptidase codes for MGRMITMVNAPSPFHHHLVEQPRLTDLALTPDGTRLIASVQTLDDEGTRYVSELWEVDPAGEREARLVAGSVPGDSAPAFTADGSLLFLSERDPHEPPGAALWALSENGEAERIVHHPGGVTAFTAAPGAPTLAWTAALLPGAADADTHAALLHERHRARVTAVLYEATPTRAGGVDLGPAEPHTFVRRGEAPPVDAGGQGLAGAGDMALSPDGSVVAYTRAPTSAAPDTNVVVIADAATGMERRTFSLPGHQYHRPVFTADGTRLICQRQREETYDMEWRVTLVALDPVSGEETDLLPDFDNWPWPGRAIPSPVAGDATLWFTGDERGHCPVFRRDPDGTVTRLTASGAYSSLCVTPDGSLLYALRGALDSSPQVTRLDATEPDQQPTVLKAPGDLGPLPGSLTEVHTTADDGFALRAWLILPEGAGPDHPSPLLVEAHGGPQSSWSGWPGQWNPWPFVARGYAVLLPDPALSTGYGQQMQARGRGQYGGRPYRDVIALTDAALARADLDAGRTALAGWSFGGYLAGRAATLTDRFRAVVTHAGMWNMEVFQSDTDMHTYFRKIYGDPRTRRERYEADSPHLDVENLTTPMLIVHGGKDYRVPVGQSLALHHDLQRQGVPAKFLYFPDESHGIGAPNHLRLVYETALNFLDHHVLGEEWKRPGLV; via the coding sequence ATGGGCAGGATGATCACCATGGTCAACGCCCCGAGCCCGTTCCACCACCACCTCGTCGAGCAACCGCGCCTGACCGACCTGGCCCTCACTCCCGACGGCACCCGCCTGATCGCGTCCGTCCAGACCCTCGACGACGAGGGCACGCGGTACGTGTCGGAGTTGTGGGAGGTGGATCCGGCGGGCGAGCGCGAGGCCCGTCTCGTGGCCGGATCCGTCCCGGGCGACTCCGCCCCCGCCTTCACTGCCGACGGCAGCCTGTTGTTCCTCTCCGAACGTGACCCGCACGAGCCGCCGGGAGCCGCGCTGTGGGCGCTGTCCGAGAACGGAGAGGCCGAGCGGATCGTCCACCACCCGGGCGGTGTGACCGCGTTCACCGCCGCCCCCGGTGCGCCCACGCTCGCCTGGACAGCCGCTCTTCTGCCGGGTGCTGCGGATGCCGACACCCACGCCGCCCTGCTCCACGAGCGGCATCGGGCACGCGTCACCGCGGTCCTGTACGAGGCGACCCCCACCCGAGCCGGCGGTGTGGACCTCGGCCCCGCCGAACCGCACACCTTCGTCCGTCGTGGCGAGGCCCCGCCGGTCGACGCGGGCGGTCAAGGCCTCGCGGGCGCCGGCGACATGGCCCTCTCCCCGGACGGGTCGGTGGTCGCCTACACACGGGCCCCGACGAGCGCCGCCCCGGACACGAACGTGGTGGTGATCGCCGACGCGGCAACCGGCATGGAGCGTCGTACCTTCTCTCTGCCGGGCCACCAGTACCACCGCCCGGTCTTCACCGCCGACGGCACGCGCCTGATCTGCCAACGCCAGCGGGAGGAGACGTACGACATGGAGTGGCGCGTCACCCTCGTCGCCCTCGACCCCGTATCAGGCGAAGAGACGGACCTCCTGCCGGACTTCGACAACTGGCCCTGGCCCGGACGGGCGATACCCTCTCCGGTCGCCGGGGACGCCACGCTGTGGTTCACCGGCGACGAGCGGGGCCACTGCCCGGTCTTCCGCCGTGACCCGGACGGCACAGTCACCCGCCTCACCGCTTCCGGCGCGTACTCCTCCCTCTGCGTGACGCCTGACGGGTCCCTCCTCTACGCCCTGCGCGGCGCGCTCGACAGTTCGCCCCAGGTAACCCGCCTGGACGCCACCGAGCCAGACCAGCAGCCCACCGTCCTCAAGGCACCGGGCGACCTCGGCCCCCTCCCCGGTTCACTGACCGAGGTGCACACGACCGCGGACGACGGCTTCGCACTCCGCGCCTGGCTGATCCTGCCCGAGGGCGCGGGGCCCGACCACCCGTCACCGCTCCTCGTCGAGGCGCACGGCGGACCCCAGTCGTCCTGGAGCGGCTGGCCCGGGCAGTGGAACCCGTGGCCCTTCGTGGCCCGTGGCTACGCCGTACTCCTGCCCGATCCGGCCCTGTCCACCGGATACGGGCAGCAGATGCAGGCACGCGGACGCGGCCAGTACGGCGGCCGGCCCTACCGCGATGTCATCGCCCTGACCGACGCCGCGCTGGCCCGCGCCGACCTCGACGCGGGCCGAACAGCCCTTGCCGGCTGGTCCTTCGGCGGCTATCTCGCGGGCCGCGCCGCGACCCTGACCGACCGCTTCAGAGCAGTCGTCACACACGCCGGGATGTGGAACATGGAGGTCTTCCAGAGCGACACCGACATGCACACGTACTTCCGCAAAATCTACGGCGACCCGCGCACCCGGCGCGAACGCTACGAGGCCGACTCGCCCCACCTCGACGTGGAGAACCTGACGACACCGATGCTGATCGTGCACGGCGGCAAGGACTACCGGGTCCCGGTGGGCCAGTCCCTGGCACTCCACCACGACCTCCAACGCCAGGGTGTACCCGCCAAGTTCCTGTACTTCCCGGACGAGAGCCACGGCATCGGAGCCCCGAACCACCTGCGCCTCGTGTACGAGACCGCCCTGAACTTCCTCGACCACCATGTCCTCGGCGAGGAGTGGAAGCGGCCGGGGCTCGTGTGA
- a CDS encoding serine protease, giving the protein MPIRAARSTRPGTRTTAVVTTAVLAAAALWSTAAPASAIKGGGPATTKARPYAMLIEFNGRQFCGGTLVAPTKVLTAGHCVESAGDVSTLRVIGGRTRVDGTDGTVREVTSARMDSRYGGPGYAYDAAVLTLDRPMPYRTIPVAGPKDGKLVTEGRKATALGWGRTGPGIGGTRLKQTTLVLSPVADCQPYTEPETDPAAMLCGMPRPGTTDSICPGDSGGPLISGAKVVGIVSSGNKYCDEQFPVSVFVRADSVATDLGIPTH; this is encoded by the coding sequence ATGCCGATCCGCGCCGCCAGATCCACCCGTCCCGGAACGCGCACGACCGCCGTCGTCACCACCGCCGTGCTCGCCGCGGCCGCGCTCTGGTCCACCGCCGCTCCCGCCTCCGCGATCAAGGGCGGCGGTCCGGCCACCACGAAGGCCCGGCCGTACGCCATGTTGATCGAGTTCAACGGCAGGCAGTTCTGCGGTGGCACGCTCGTCGCGCCCACGAAGGTGCTCACGGCCGGCCACTGCGTGGAGAGCGCCGGTGATGTGTCCACGCTGCGGGTCATCGGCGGCCGCACCCGGGTGGACGGCACCGACGGCACGGTGCGGGAGGTCACCTCGGCCCGGATGGACTCGCGTTACGGCGGGCCCGGTTACGCCTACGACGCCGCGGTCCTCACCCTGGACCGGCCGATGCCGTACCGGACGATCCCGGTGGCCGGCCCCAAGGACGGCAAGCTGGTGACCGAGGGCCGCAAGGCCACCGCGCTCGGCTGGGGCCGCACCGGGCCCGGCATCGGCGGAACCCGGCTCAAGCAGACCACGCTCGTCCTCTCCCCCGTCGCCGACTGCCAGCCGTACACCGAGCCCGAGACCGACCCCGCCGCGATGCTGTGTGGCATGCCCCGCCCCGGCACCACCGACAGCATCTGCCCCGGAGACTCCGGCGGGCCATTGATCAGCGGCGCCAAGGTGGTGGGAATCGTGTCGTCCGGCAACAAGTACTGCGACGAGCAGTTCCCGGTGTCCGTCTTCGTCCGCGCGGACTCGGTCGCCACGGATCTGGGCATCCCCACCCACTGA
- a CDS encoding TetR family transcriptional regulator: MEEGAAKGRDETGSPPRRRRRDPEGHRAAILDAARHAFAERGYARTTLRDIAGRAGVTHGLITRHFASKERLFLAAVPGNRDLEQVAAGDPATLPDRIADAFVRRMETDAVGDPLVALVRGAASDERAAADLLSAMQERSAAVYRSVLLPDGTAARDDDLDARVALVGSLMIGTAFSRYIARTDPLASMPPEQLTAYLTRLLRHILFE; the protein is encoded by the coding sequence ATGGAAGAGGGCGCCGCGAAAGGCCGGGACGAGACGGGGAGTCCGCCGCGCAGGCGCCGGCGTGACCCCGAGGGGCACCGGGCGGCCATTCTGGACGCGGCACGCCACGCCTTCGCCGAGCGCGGTTACGCCCGCACCACCCTCAGGGACATCGCCGGCCGGGCCGGTGTCACCCACGGTCTGATCACACGTCACTTCGCCTCGAAGGAACGGCTCTTCCTGGCGGCGGTTCCGGGCAATCGTGATCTGGAGCAGGTGGCGGCCGGGGACCCGGCGACACTGCCCGACCGGATCGCCGACGCCTTCGTACGTCGGATGGAGACCGACGCCGTGGGCGATCCGCTCGTCGCCCTCGTACGGGGTGCAGCATCGGACGAACGCGCCGCCGCCGACCTGCTGTCCGCGATGCAGGAGCGCAGTGCCGCCGTCTACCGGTCCGTGCTCCTCCCCGACGGGACGGCGGCTCGGGACGACGATCTGGACGCCCGGGTGGCGCTCGTGGGTTCCCTGATGATCGGGACCGCCTTCAGCCGGTACATCGCGCGAACCGACCCGCTCGCCTCGATGCCGCCGGAACAACTCACCGCATATCTCACGCGGCTGCTGCGGCACATCCTCTTCGAGTGA